The Vibrio quintilis DNA window ATATATGGATCTGAAGTTGTCTGGCTATGAAGAGCGTGAGTCGGTTGACAGCCGCAATTCATACCTGTTTAACGGTGCGAAAAACACGGTTGAACAAGGTGTCGCAAGGCCACTGCTTTACGGAAAAATGGAAGTCGGTGGCCACATCATCTCTACAGGATTAACGACGGAGCAAATTATCTGATGCAACCTTATATGACAGACAATATAGAAGGTGCAAAAGGTAGCAGCGGAAAGTCAGGACAAAGTAGTGGACGGGTCGCAAAAGAAGACCCGAACACGCTCCAGAGTAATGCTACCTGCCGGTGTCTTTTCCTGGTCTCCGAAGGCCCGACTATCGGGCCGGAACGGGGCGCACAGGATATTCTCATCGACGGCACCCCCCTGCAAAGTGAGCAGGGAAGTTACAATTTTCAGGGGGTTCACCTTGCTATCCGGCAAGGGCACCCTCAACAGGAACATTTACCCGGTTTCCCGGCAGTTGAAAATCAGGTTTCTGTCGGTACGGAAGTGACCTTCAGTACCCCGGTGATCCGGACCATTCACACTGAGATTGATGCGGCACGGGTGACGGTGCGGATTCCCCGGCTGACCAGTCAGGATGCCAAAACGGGGGATTTACACGGTTCATCGGTCGGTATTTATATTGACAGCCGTGCGGAAGGCGGCAGCTGGACAAGGGCTGTGACCGATACGATCAAAGGAAAAACGGTCTCGGATTATCAGCGGGACTATCGGGTTGAGCTGACCGGCGAGCCGCCCTGGGATATCCGGGTCGGACGTATTTCGCCGGACAGTACCTCTTCGACACTCTCAAATCAAACCTACTGGGACAGTTATACCGAAATCACAGACGCCAAACTCTATTATCCGAACAGCGCCCTGCTGGGGCTGACTATTGATGCGAAGCAGTTCAGCGGCAGTATGCCGAAAGTTTCTGCGGTCTGGTCGGGAATGGCGGTGAAAGTGCCCGCGAACTATGACCCGCAGAAGCGGACTTATCAGGGAATCTGGGATGGCACTTTTCAGGTGGCATGGACCGATAACCCGGCCTGGGTACTGTATGATTTATTAACCAATACGCGCTACGGCCTTGGTCAGGAAGTCGATCATCAGTCCGTCAGTAAAGGCCACTTCTACACCATTGGTCAATACTGTGATGAACTGGTGGATGATGGTTACGGCGGTAAGGAGCCGCGCTATACCTGTAACATCTATCTGGCCAAACAGCAGGATGCCTTTGCGGTGGTGAAAAATCTGGCAACGGTTTTCCGTGGCATGACCTACTGGGGCAGCGGGCAGGTCGTCCCGGTACAGGATGCCCCGCAGGATGCCACGCAACTGATCACGGCGGCCAATGTTGTTGACGGGCTGTTTACTTATAAAGGGAAGAACTCATCCTCTGAACGACACAGTGTCGCGCTGGTGTCATGGAATGACCCGGAAGATAACTACCGGCTGAATGTCGAAGTGGTGGAAGACAAAGAGGCGATTCAGGCGATCGGCTGGAAGACAACCGATGTGGTTGCGGTCGGCTGTACTTCCCGTGGTCAGGCCCGCCGGGTTGGCCGCTGGACGCTGGACGCAGAATGGCATGAACCTGAAACCATCACTTACCGGTGTGGTTTTGATCAGCTTGGCGTTCGTCCCGGTGACATCGTTAATGTGCTGGATCCGGATATTGCCGGTATCCGCCTTGGCGGCCGGATTGCCGGGGTGACGCCGGGTGCTGTGACCGTCGATGAATTACCGGCAGATTTTGATCCGGCGCTGGCGTATCAGCTTTCTGTGGTGCTGCCGTCCGGCGGAATTCATACCACGGATGTTCAGTCGGTTGAAGGCAATACCTTATCGGTTGCGACTATGGATGTACTGCCGGTCGCCGGGGCGATGTGGGCTTTGACCACCGACCAGGTTCAGCCACGGCCATTCCGGGTGACGTCGGTGACCGAAGCGGAGGACATGACATTCAATGTCACGGGTACCCGTTTTGATCCCCATAAATATCAGCGGGTTGAAGATGGCATCCGGTTTGAAGACAGCTCATTTTCACTGCTGCCTTCGGGCGCGCTGCCGCCACCGAAAAAACTGACGATTGATGATAATCTTTATATCGA harbors:
- a CDS encoding host specificity protein J, which encodes MTDNIEGAKGSSGKSGQSSGRVAKEDPNTLQSNATCRCLFLVSEGPTIGPERGAQDILIDGTPLQSEQGSYNFQGVHLAIRQGHPQQEHLPGFPAVENQVSVGTEVTFSTPVIRTIHTEIDAARVTVRIPRLTSQDAKTGDLHGSSVGIYIDSRAEGGSWTRAVTDTIKGKTVSDYQRDYRVELTGEPPWDIRVGRISPDSTSSTLSNQTYWDSYTEITDAKLYYPNSALLGLTIDAKQFSGSMPKVSAVWSGMAVKVPANYDPQKRTYQGIWDGTFQVAWTDNPAWVLYDLLTNTRYGLGQEVDHQSVSKGHFYTIGQYCDELVDDGYGGKEPRYTCNIYLAKQQDAFAVVKNLATVFRGMTYWGSGQVVPVQDAPQDATQLITAANVVDGLFTYKGKNSSSERHSVALVSWNDPEDNYRLNVEVVEDKEAIQAIGWKTTDVVAVGCTSRGQARRVGRWTLDAEWHEPETITYRCGFDQLGVRPGDIVNVLDPDIAGIRLGGRIAGVTPGAVTVDELPADFDPALAYQLSVVLPSGGIHTTDVQSVEGNTLSVATMDVLPVAGAMWALTTDQVQPRPFRVTSVTEAEDMTFNVTGTRFDPHKYQRVEDGIRFEDSSFSLLPSGALPPPKKLTIDDNLYIDKGQMRTALTIGATLPADARIRYIEYQYQSAEEPDFTTISTTSSVSVEVKDVQTTTYTIRARCVDALGQYSRWSENVVYQVLGKQAPPEDVDGFSIQVTGATALLSWQAGTDLDLDHYKVRYSPQEEGAKWGEAVDIVTHTKGTSASVPALVGSYLVKAVDTSGNESVNAAWVSSSVSSLAAFNVIESVQESPAFSGRHLQTCVLDHALQSGGADSLSDWPPLEDISSLTYAERGVRQESIYAFKRELDLGEVYTSRLTAVLKARGVDIRSTMSTWNPIGKIHNLIESSPNDWSVRLQVRTTKDAPSSSEAVWSSWQDFVLGDYTARAFQWRVILLSYNPIVAAQVTALEVQVDMPDRIASDSDLVCPQEGRLIRFASPFRARPAIAVDAQEMAPGDYKMIREQSRRGFYLQFFNQAGQPVARSFDYLAKGYGQSV